Within Planctomycetia bacterium, the genomic segment CCGTCTCTGATCAAGAGTTGGCGCAGAGAGTGGGGAGTTCGCGATTTCCCGTTTTTATTCGTTCAAGTCGCGCCTCACAACGGCTGGACGCCCGAGCTTCGCGAGGCCCAACTGCAGACATGGCAAACTGTGCCGAATACCGCCATGGTAGTCACGACCGACGTCGGTCCCGTTGATCCCAAGGATTTTCATCCGCCGAACAAGCAGCCGGTCGGCTCGCGTCTCGCACTGGCGGCGCGGGCGCTGGTCTACGGCGAGAGCCTCGAATACTCCGGACCGGTCTACGCTTCGTGCGCGTCCGACAACGGCCGCGTGATCGTTCGATTTACCCATGCCGCCGGCGGATTGAAGACGGGAGACGGCAAGGCGCTCAGAGGCTTTACCATCGCCGGTGCCGACGGCGTGTTCGTCGATGCCGAGGCGGTGATCGAGGGCGACTCCGTGGTTGTAAGCAGCCCCAGCGTGCCGACGCCGAAGGCCATGCGCTATGGGTGGGCGAACATGCTGAGCTGCAACTTGGCCAACGGCGAAGGATTGCCTGCCAGTCCGTTTCGTGTCAGCGAGCTAGCCGCGCAAAAGCCCGTTAAGTAGCGGCTCATGGCAAGAGTGAAGGACTATGTGTCTCCTATCCGGTCGTCCGCGGAGGTGTGTGATGAAGATGAAGTCGATGTGGTTGGCAGTCCTGGGTTGGTCGATGGTCATGAGCGTTGCCACGGCCCAGTCGCTCGAGAAGGTCGATGTTTTTGTCGGTGGTGAGAATGGATACTTTGCCTATCGTATTCCGTCGCTCATAACCACCAAAGTCGGGACGCTGCTCGCCTTTTGCGAAGGACGCAAGGCGAGCCTGAGCGATGACGGCGATCACGACCTCGTGTTGCGTCGCAGCACCGACCATGGCCGTACGTGGCAGAAACTTCAACTCGTGCATGAAGAAGGGGGCGACGCCGTTGTGACGATCGGCAATCCCACCGCCGTCGTCGATCAATCGACGGGCCGTGTGTGGCTGTCGATGATCCGCAATAATATTGCCGTATATTCCGTATTGATCACGTTCAGCGACGACGACGGGGTCAGCTGGGCACCGGTCAAAGACATCACCGCACAAACCTCGCGACCGAGTTGGGGTTGGAACGCGCTCGGTCCCGGCGTGGGGATTCAACTCACACGCGGACCGCATCGTGGCCGGCTTGTGCTGCCGGCGTACCATCGTGAGACGAAAGATCGCAGTGGTCCGAGTACGTCGCATGTCGTTTACAGCGACGATCATGGCCAAACGTGGCAAGTCGGTGGCAACGTCGGCTTGCACACTAATGAATGTCAATTGGTCGAGACGGTCGCCGGCGACAGTTCCGAGTTGCTCATCAACATGCGCAACCATTGGGCCCAATCGGGCGGTCGGCCCGAATTGGCCGGCCGACGTCTCGTGAGTCGCAGTCGCGATGGCGGCGCTACGTGGAGCGAACCGGTGCGCGACGAGCAGCTTATCGAACCGAAGTGTCAGGCGAGTTTGATTCGGTTTGCTTGGCCCGGCGACCAAGAGAAGAG encodes:
- a CDS encoding glycoside hydrolase, with amino-acid sequence MKMKSMWLAVLGWSMVMSVATAQSLEKVDVFVGGENGYFAYRIPSLITTKVGTLLAFCEGRKASLSDDGDHDLVLRRSTDHGRTWQKLQLVHEEGGDAVVTIGNPTAVVDQSTGRVWLSMIRNNIAVYSVLITFSDDDGVSWAPVKDITAQTSRPSWGWNALGPGVGIQLTRGPHRGRLVLPAYHRETKDRSGPSTSHVVYSDDHGQTWQVGGNVGLHTNECQLVETVAGDSSELLINMRNHWAQSGGRPELAGRRLVSRSRDGGATWSEPVRDEQLIEPKCQASLIRFAWPGDQEKSVLLFANPDSLLKRHRTTVRASFDEGKTWPMSRLIDGWSGYTGLTRLADGRIGLIYERERSQKITFVAIGLGSLSATPAP